A window from Hemicordylus capensis ecotype Gifberg chromosome 2, rHemCap1.1.pri, whole genome shotgun sequence encodes these proteins:
- the LMNB1 gene encoding lamin-B1 isoform X1 → MAAAVAASTPVGQRTRSSAASTPLSPTRITRMQEKEDLRELNDRLAVYIDKVRSLEIENSALHFQVTEREEVRGRELTGLKALYEAELADARRTLDDTARERAKLQIELGKIRNEHDQLLGSYAKKESDLNIALSKLREFESALNAKEAALATALGDKKSLEGQLEDLKDQIAQLEAALAAAKKQLIDETLMKVDLENRCQSLIEDLEFRKNMYEEEINETRRKHETRLVEVDSGRQIEYEHKLAQALQEMRELHDTQVKLYKEELEETYHAKLENARLSSEMSSSAANTVREELMESRMRIDSLSSQLANLQKESRGWLERMQELEDILSKERDTFRRTLSDKEREMAEIRDQMQQQLNDYEQLLDVKLALDMEINAYRKLLEGEEERLKLTPSPSSRVTVSRASSSRSVRTTRGKRKRVDVEASEASSSVSISHSASATGNICIEEIDVDGKFIRLKNTSDQDQPMGGWEMIRKIGDTSVTYKYTSRYVLKAGQTVTIWAANAGVTASPPSDLIWKNQNSWGTGKDVKVVLKNSQGEEVAQRSTVFKTTLLEVEEGEEAEEEPVEAVEEEHLFHQQGDPRAANRSCAIM, encoded by the exons ATGGCGGCTGCGGTGGCGGCCTCCACGCCGGTGGGGCAGCGGACCCGGAGCAGCGCGGCCAGCACTCCTCTGAGCCCGACGCGCATCACCCGCATGCAAGAGAAGGAGGACCTGCGGGAGCTCAATGACCGCCTGGCCGTCTACATCGACAAAGTGCGGAGCCTGGAGATCGAGAACAGCGCGCTGCATTTCCAGGTCACCGAGCGCGAAGAGGTGCGTGGCCGGGAGCTCACCGGCCTCAAGGCGCTCTATGAGGCCGAGCTGGCCGATGCCCGGCGCACCTTGGACGACACGGCCCGGGAGAGGGCCAAGCTGCAGATCGAGCTGGGCAAGATACGCAACGAGCATGACCAGCTGCTGGGCAG CTATGCAAAAAAAGAATCTGATCTGAATATAGCCTTGTCTAAACTTCGAGAGTTTGAATCTGCTCTAAATGCTAAAGAAGCGGCACTTGCCACAGCACTTGGTGATAAGAAAAGTCTCGAAGGGCAGCTAGAGGATCTGAAAGATCAGATTGCTCAG CTTGAAGCTGCTCTAGCAGCTGCTAAGAAACAGCTCATAGATGAAACATTAATGAAGGTGGATCTTGAAAATCGTTGTCAGAGTTTGATTGAAGACTTGGAATTCCGAAAAAATATGTATGAAGAG gaaatcaatgagacaagacGAAAGCATGAGACTCGCCTAGTAGAAGTGGATTCTGGGCGTCAAATAGAATATGAACATAAACTGGCCCAAGCACTTCAGGAAATGAGAGAGTTGCATGATACACAAGTGAAGTTGTATAAGGAAGAACTTGAAGAGACTTACCATGCCAAA CTTGAAAATGCAAGACTTTCCTCTGAAATGTCCAGTTCTGCGGCCAACACAGTAAGAGAAGAACTCATGGAAAGTCGCATGCGCATTGACAGCCTCTCTTCCCAGCTGGCTAATTTGCAGAAAGAG TCCAGAGGATGGCTGGAGAGGATGCAAGAACTGGAAGATATTCTGTCTAAGGAAAGGGATACCTTCCGTAGAACACTGTCtgacaaagagagagaaatggcgGAGATACGAGATCAGATGCAACAGCAGCTGAATGATTATGAGCAGCTATTAGATGTAAAACTGGCTCTGGATATGGAAATCAATGCATATAGGAAGCTTTTGGAGGGTGAAGAAGAAAG GTTGAAACTTACTCCAAGCCCATCTTCTCGTGTGACAGTATCTCGGGCTTCTTCAAGCCGCAGTGTGCGCACAAccaggggaaagaggaagagagttGATGTTGAAGCTTCGGAGGCTAGTAGTAGTGTTAGCATCTCTCATTCAGCGTCTGCTACTGGAAATATCTGCATTGAAGAGATAGATGTAGATGGGAAATTTATCCGCTTGAAGAACACTTCTGATCAG GATCAACCAATGGGAGGTTGGGAGATGATAAGAAAAATAGGAGACACTTCTGTCACTTACAAGTATACCTCAAGATATGTGCTGAAGGCAGGCCAAACTGTTACA ATCTGGGCTGCAAATGCTGGGGTAACAGCCAGCCCTCCTTCAGACCTCATCTGGAAGAACCAGAACTCGTGGGGCACTGGCAAAGATGTGAAAGTTGTACTGAAAAACTCTCAGGGAGAG GAGGTTGCTCAGAGGAGCACAGTCTTCAAAACAACCTTACTTGAAGTTGAAGAGGGGGAAGAAGCTGAGGAAGAACCAGTTGAAGCTGTAGAAGAGGAGCATCTATTCCACCAGCAG
- the LMNB1 gene encoding lamin-B1 isoform X2, translating to MKVDLENRCQSLIEDLEFRKNMYEEEINETRRKHETRLVEVDSGRQIEYEHKLAQALQEMRELHDTQVKLYKEELEETYHAKLENARLSSEMSSSAANTVREELMESRMRIDSLSSQLANLQKESRGWLERMQELEDILSKERDTFRRTLSDKEREMAEIRDQMQQQLNDYEQLLDVKLALDMEINAYRKLLEGEEERLKLTPSPSSRVTVSRASSSRSVRTTRGKRKRVDVEASEASSSVSISHSASATGNICIEEIDVDGKFIRLKNTSDQDQPMGGWEMIRKIGDTSVTYKYTSRYVLKAGQTVTIWAANAGVTASPPSDLIWKNQNSWGTGKDVKVVLKNSQGEEVAQRSTVFKTTLLEVEEGEEAEEEPVEAVEEEHLFHQQGDPRAANRSCAIM from the exons ATGAAGGTGGATCTTGAAAATCGTTGTCAGAGTTTGATTGAAGACTTGGAATTCCGAAAAAATATGTATGAAGAG gaaatcaatgagacaagacGAAAGCATGAGACTCGCCTAGTAGAAGTGGATTCTGGGCGTCAAATAGAATATGAACATAAACTGGCCCAAGCACTTCAGGAAATGAGAGAGTTGCATGATACACAAGTGAAGTTGTATAAGGAAGAACTTGAAGAGACTTACCATGCCAAA CTTGAAAATGCAAGACTTTCCTCTGAAATGTCCAGTTCTGCGGCCAACACAGTAAGAGAAGAACTCATGGAAAGTCGCATGCGCATTGACAGCCTCTCTTCCCAGCTGGCTAATTTGCAGAAAGAG TCCAGAGGATGGCTGGAGAGGATGCAAGAACTGGAAGATATTCTGTCTAAGGAAAGGGATACCTTCCGTAGAACACTGTCtgacaaagagagagaaatggcgGAGATACGAGATCAGATGCAACAGCAGCTGAATGATTATGAGCAGCTATTAGATGTAAAACTGGCTCTGGATATGGAAATCAATGCATATAGGAAGCTTTTGGAGGGTGAAGAAGAAAG GTTGAAACTTACTCCAAGCCCATCTTCTCGTGTGACAGTATCTCGGGCTTCTTCAAGCCGCAGTGTGCGCACAAccaggggaaagaggaagagagttGATGTTGAAGCTTCGGAGGCTAGTAGTAGTGTTAGCATCTCTCATTCAGCGTCTGCTACTGGAAATATCTGCATTGAAGAGATAGATGTAGATGGGAAATTTATCCGCTTGAAGAACACTTCTGATCAG GATCAACCAATGGGAGGTTGGGAGATGATAAGAAAAATAGGAGACACTTCTGTCACTTACAAGTATACCTCAAGATATGTGCTGAAGGCAGGCCAAACTGTTACA ATCTGGGCTGCAAATGCTGGGGTAACAGCCAGCCCTCCTTCAGACCTCATCTGGAAGAACCAGAACTCGTGGGGCACTGGCAAAGATGTGAAAGTTGTACTGAAAAACTCTCAGGGAGAG GAGGTTGCTCAGAGGAGCACAGTCTTCAAAACAACCTTACTTGAAGTTGAAGAGGGGGAAGAAGCTGAGGAAGAACCAGTTGAAGCTGTAGAAGAGGAGCATCTATTCCACCAGCAG